Below is a genomic region from Citrobacter europaeus.
CCTGGCATCAATGGGAAAGTGGCGAAAGGGAAATCCCGGAAGATATCACGCGAATTTGTGCAGAAATGAAGGCCATGAGAAAGTTAAGAATTAACGCAATTATCGACAAAATAAATAATCGTATCGGTAATAACACCATGCGTTTTTTCCCCGATTTCATCTCTTTTCAGACGGTTTATCAGCACGATAATTTTCTTGACTGGAAAATCTACCAATCGGCTGCTGCAGAGCTGTATGCCCACGACCTTGAGCGTTTGTGTTAAGAGACAGCAACACCACTCTCATTTAGCCTCTTCGCTGAGTAACATATTATGAAAAATACCTATTTCTCCACTGCGATAGGGCTGTACTTTAATTACCTGGTACACGGCATGGGGGTGATTCTGATGAGCCTCAATATGTCTGCACTGGAACAACAGTGGCAGACCAATGCCGCAGGTGTTTCAATTGTTATTTCCTCACTCGGCATTGGCCGTTTAAGCGTCTTACTGGTGGCAGGCATGCTCTCAGATCGCTATGGCCGCAGACCGTTTATTATTTTCGGCATGACCTGCTACCTGATTTTCTTTGTCGGTATCGTCAATACTCACAGTATTTACATTGCCTATGCATTTGGGTTTTTGGCAGGAATGGCAAACAGTTTTCTCGATGCCGGTACTTACCCCAGCC
It encodes:
- a CDS encoding YdiL family protein, with protein sequence MNALELQAFRHIFAMTVEESAMYISRDHNVAAWHQWESGEREIPEDITRICAEMKAMRKLRINAIIDKINNRIGNNTMRFFPDFISFQTVYQHDNFLDWKIYQSAAAELYAHDLERLC